GGTGAGCAGAAAATTGCGGGCGGCACACCGGAGGTTGGGAGCGGGGCTCCTTCTTCGTCGCCGGCAGCGGCACAGTGGCGCGACACTTGGAGAGAGCACCGATGACAGTTGTGGACGCGGACTGCGGCTAATTTGGAGAAAGGAAGGGGCAGGTGTGGTGTACGTAAgtagggagagaggagggggagcaaTTGGGGGAAGGCAGCCGCGAATCTTTGACTGTAGGGGCGCGGCTGCCATGGATGGAAGGCCCGATTTGCGCAGCTCGATTTGCGCAGCTCGATTTGCGCAAAACTAAGAGGCTCGAGGAGATGGCGGACGATTGCGGCTGGTGGGCGCGGACCTGGCGGGCGCCGGCTGCAGCAGAGAGAGGAGAGCCAAGAGCGGAGAGCGGGGGCGGGGAATGGCGGCAACGGACCACACGCGGACCTTTCCTTGTAGCAGACCACGCGGGGAATGCGATGGCGGCGCGTCGGGGGCGCAGAGAACGGGGCGGGTCCTCCACACGACGCTAATTCCTTTCTTGGAGCAGCCGACAGCCGGGGCGCTTCCATAAGGATCGCGGGGATGGCGACCTTCCATGCGCGACAGCCGGGACGTCGGGGGCGCTGCGGGCGGGGATGGCGCTGCTGGCGGGGTTGGAGAGAGCGGGGGCGTCGGGGGCGCAGAGAGCGGGGTCGGAGACAGCCGGGCGCAGAGAGCGGgggcgcgagagagagagcgggCGTCTGTAGGCAGACCCGTGCACCAAAGTAGGTGTGTACGTCTACACTAttgtcttatagagtagtagagattaagcACGACTAGGTTAGTCTAAGCTATATTTGGAATGGACAGGGGAAGGGTGTATCCCAAATATCCAATAATCATTCGCATGATGAATCTCGTGTTAGATGCCTTGTTTATAAACATGCAttccaaaaaagaaaaaaaaaacaaagacAATAAAGAGGTGCGGATGTCTTACATGAGCAGCTCCTCTTGATCTTGATGCCGTTGCCTTGTTGTATTGTAACCTCAGAGAGAACCAAAAGTAGGAGTAGCTGCTCTTCAGCAACAGCCACTTTCTTTTGTCCGTATTCCAAGTGTCGAGCTTATCTGATAATCACACACGTACTTTAACCAAACCTGCAAAGTGAAGCCAGTAATCCCTCTCATATACCACCAAAAATTTCCCATTGTTTTAGCTTTCTCCATTTCTCTGCAGCAGCCTACCAGAGTAGTGAGGACTGAGGAGCGAGCAGAGTCCACCACCACTACCAAACACGCAGCGCAGTGGTGCTCTCTAGTCCTCTCTTCTTCCACTCCGCTCTTCCCCCGTCGCACGCACGCGTGGTCATCGGATTCGGCCGCGTGCCGGCGAGATCCGGGCCGTCGCAGCACGGTCCGGCAGACGCCGCAATCCGCGATCCTGTCGCCGCGGGAGCTGCATTGGCGCCCCACGCGGCCGTTCCGGCGTTTCTTGGGAGGTTGCGGCGGGGGGAGGAGCTCGTGTCCGGGATCCGCCAGATCCGAGAACGTCGGCGGTAGTAGCAGTGGCGGGGGTCGCCATGGAGGCCCACGCGCCGCTCGACTTCGCGCTCTTCCAGCTCTCCCCTCGGCGTCAGCGGTGAGAAAGCGAGAGGCTAGCAAGCAAAACTCCACCCATTTGATGCGTTCGTGTGGTTCTTGCGCGCTAAATGCGGCCCCTTCGGGGTCTCTGCGCAGGTGCGAGCTGGTGGTGTGCGGCAATGGGCGGACGGAGAAGATCGCGTCAGGGTCGGTGAAGCCGTTCGTGGCGCACCTGCGGGCTGTGGAGGAACAGGCGTCGGCTCAGCCACCGCCGCCGGCCATCCGGCTGCAGCTGGACCGGCCCGCCCCGTGGTTTAGTAAGGGCACCCTTGAGAGGTCTGCTGATTGTGGCTTATCCGTCGGTTCATGGGTTGGCGGTGCCGGAAAGATTGGATTCTGATGGATGTTTTGTTGGCCTGTGCCTCCAGGTTCGTGCGCTTCGTGAGCACGCCAGAGGTGCTGGAGTTGACGAGCACCTATGATTTAGAGATGTCGCAGCTGGAAGGGGCTAGGAAGATATATGCGCAGGGAGTAAGTGCCAAGCAATTGTTTCAGATGCTGGGTGTTTTTCGTCTTCTGTTTCTTCGTGTAGCTATTGCCTAAATTTCTGTACCTTATTCAGGGTACTGGAGACGCTACCTCAGGTGGAACTGGTATGTAGGATGATTATGTTCAGTGTTTGGATTGGCATTCCATCATCAATTGGGGTTTCGATATTGCTAGCTTATTCCATCTATGTTCATACCTGATAACGTTTCTCTGCGCCTTTTTATTTTGGAAATTTTAGTCCATGTTAACTCGAGTGACATTGAAATATCAAATATCTAATTGATGGTAAAAGTCAGAAGCAAAGAAGGAAAATATAGATGGGAACACAACTGGGATAATTGATCCCCATGGAATTTTAGGAGCTCTTGACTATGAAACGATGCATTGGATAGCACCAAATTTGCATTGGAAGCAATCTATGTCTAATTCAGGAAAGACATAAATACTGTAATTAATTGCTAACTGTTTGTGGGGTTAACGAATATTGTTATAATGTTGCATTGCTAGTGTGGTCTTTCATATCTGCTGTGTCTGAATCTAATTTATGTAATATCTGGCCATGCTTATTGGCAGCTGAAAATGTTACAGGCTCAGCAGCGGCGGTGGCAGCAGATATTACAAAGTAAGCCTCTCTGTCATGTCTGTTCTTATTCATTTGTTTCTTCTTTTCCGTATAACTCGATTTATCTGAGTCCAGCATGATCTATCAAATCAGTTTGTTGTTACTCCCTCCGTTTTTTTATTTGTTGCGttctagttcaaaaatgaactagccgGCGGCAAATATTCCAGAACGGAGGTAGTACATCGTAAGACATGTTGTGTGCCGTTCTTGTTAGGTCTGCTGCCCTTTTATGGCTGTTGCATTCTTTTGTTTTGTAATTTAATAGTTGCCAATTTACTAGTTCAATTCTTGTGCAGGAAAGAACTTCTTAGGGCAATCGATGTGCGTCTAAGCACCCTTAAACAAGATCTGGCTGCAGCTTGTTCTCGAGCATCCTCTGCTGGGTTCAATCCGAACAGTGTATCTGAGCTTCTTCTTTTCGCTAACCATTTTGGTGCCAGTCGGCTGAGGTAATGCTTAAAACCTGCCAATCTCATAATTCTGGTATATGGTTATAGCTTAATACTTTTGCTGATAAGAATTTTTGTACCCGAATGAAATCAATAATCATATACAAAGCCAATCCTGTAATGCAACACAGCACCACATTTTGGTTCCTCTAAGAGTTGATGGAATAGAAGGACAGTCCTAGTGCAATGGCAAGAAGCCTTTCCACTGAGCCAAAAGATCCTGGATTTGGCGCAGCCTCTCTGCAAAATGCAGGGGTAAGGCTTGCCTCAGTTATTCCTTCCCTAGGCCTCATGTGGGAGCTGTCAGCACTAGGTCTGTTCTTTTTTTAAGAGTTGATGGAATGTTAAGAATCTGCAAGTTTCGCATAATTTATATCCTGTAACATAAACAGTAATATTGTGTACAAGTTACTCATTTTCTACGTTATGTGAACTTGTGAACAGGGAAGTCTCATTTAGGATATGTACAACCTCTAGTTGCATAGCAAAGGATAGTTTAGTCCTTGTATTTAGAAATTTGAAAGGCATTACATTGCGTCGTAAATTTTAAATGATTAATTTATAAACAGTATGATATAATTAAGAAAGTAAAAGTCTAGATTTGGGGAGATATAAAGCGTGAACTTAGTATAATTGAATTTTGGGAAGTGGGGAAGTTTGCATGCAGAGGAGGTTCTTTTTTTTATCGAACGCGTTAGAGAACTGCACATCTTTATTTCCATGGCATCGGAGGTGGGAGATGGCAGGGATACGCTTTTCTGGCAGGATAGATGGCTTATGGGGCAGCGGCTTGAGGACTTGGCCCCTCTTGTGGTTGCCATGGTTCCTAAACGTGTTGCTAACAAAAGGGCGGTGGCCGAGGCTTTAGATAATTCCAGTTGGGTTAGAGATTTCTGAGGTGAGGTCTCCTGGGAGTTCATCCTTGAGTTCCTTTCCTTATGTGAAGCCATTTCAAGCTTTGGTACCCAGCCCGAGGTTCCTGATAGACACTTTTGGAGGTTATCCAGTTCTGGGCAGTACTCTTCAAAATCGGCTTATGAGCTGTTCTTTGTGGGGTCCACTTCCTTTGCCCCTTATGAGCGCATTTGGAAATCTTGGGCACCAGCTAAGTGCAAGTTCTTTCTTTGGCTAGTGATGCACAACAGATGTTGGTCTGCTGATCGATTGGCTAGAAGGGGTTTTCCTCACCCAGCCTCTTGCCCCTTTGTGACCAAGAGGAGGAAACCATCCATCACTTGCTGGTGTCGTGTGTCTTCGCAAGGCAATTCTGGTTTTATTTTCTGCAAAGGGTGGGCCTGGCAGTCTTGTCACCGGGTTTTGATGAGGTTAATTTTGACAGTTGGTGGAGCAGATCAGCTGAACGTATCCATGAAGATGCCCGGAAGGGGTTTAACTCTTTGGTGATTTTAGGAGCTTGGAGTGTTTGGCGCCACCGGAATGAGTGTGTGTTTAATGGGTCGCAACCTAGTATCGCTAAGAGCTTGACCTTAGCCGGGGCTGAGTATAGTCTGTTGTGTATTGCTGGGGCTAAAGGGCCTTCTATGATGTCAGGTTTTGTTCATGACCCAGGTTGAGGTACTGTGGTGCTTCCTTTGGTGCCTAGTGTGGGTGGTGGGGTTGGTTCTGGCAGTGAGTGTGTTGTGGGCGTGTGTTGTTTCTTGTATCTTTGTTTTTCCTTTCTCTTTAATGGAATGATGCACAGTTCTCTTGCGTGTTTGAGAAAAAACCTTATATATTAGAGAGAAAGAAAAGCCTTACAAAAGAGCTGAGCAAGTTCCCCAAGGGCCCAACACAAACACGAAGGAATTACATACTGGTACCGTAACTTGATCCGACCTCGCCAAGAGCTGCAACTATGCCTAGGTTCTCCAGCTCTTTAGCTCCTACCATTGCCCAGATAACACACTCATCTAGGAAACATCTAAAAATTCTAGTTAAGGAGGGGGACTAGAGGAGGTTCTTTTAATTGGGATTGCCAATCTGCTGTCAAATCTGTTGAATCTCTGTAGACCCTCAATCCATTGTTACACTGCTGGTTGCGATGGCAACTCTGAAGTTATTCATTGCCCACTTTGCTTTATTTTTTCCATTTACTGTCTTTCCTGTTGACTAATATTTGAACATGTATAACAACTTAAACTTGTGATGTTCAGCGAAGCATGCACGAAATTCATGTCACTTTGCCAGCGGCGTCATGACATCAGTCCTCAAACCGCACAGCCAGCAGTTTCATCACACTGGAAGGTCTTTGATGATGGGAATGTTCGTGGTTCTTCCAGTTCAGACATGTCTATAGATGAGCCACAAGTTGATCTCGGTGAATCCAACAACAAATCTACAGTCGGTGGAAGTGGCTCTCAGGTCCACAGACTAAGCAACAGCCAAGGCTTAGAAGTCGCTGCAGAACAGCAACCCAAGCCAACCATCCCACAGGCCATAGATAAACAAGAAGCAGAAACAGACGCGTCTCCCGCACCTGCTGCAGGAGGGCTTTCAAGGCGTCTGAGTGTGAAGGACAGGATAAACATGTTTGAGAGCCAGAAAAAGGAGCAGACTCCAAGTTCTGGTAACAGCAACTCAGCAGGTACTGGTAGGGTGGTTCCAGGGAGAGGTGAGCACCGCAGGGTTCCTTCTGGGGCCTCCATGGAGAAGTTAGTTAGAAGGTGGAGCAGTGTTAGCGACATGAGTATTGATCTCAGCAACAATGAGAGCGTTAACATAAATGACAAAAAGGACAATGGAACTCCTGTTGTGACTCCAACATCTACTGATTTGGAGGCCAACTCTAAAGCAAAAGCTGATGTGGACTCTAATGGACAGAAGGATTTAGTCACATCACACTCCTGGCCTTATCAAAAGGATAATGTACCAATGGATCCGACTACCACAGATTTGTGCCCACCCTCAACTTTAAGTAATACACTTGCTCCTCATAGTGATGGTGCAGGAAACGACATGGTTATAAACTCTAGCATTGAGAGTGAGTCATCCTTTGGGAAAGAAGCGGGGGTTATTCAAGGACTCACAAGGATGTCAAATCATGCTACTTCAAATGTTTCCACTCGAAACCATCTAAAATCTTCTGCAAAGCCAGTTGAGGAAGGCTTGCTGAAAAATAAGGATATTTTAACCAGCACATCGTTAGAGGAGCATGTTCGCATGATAGATAAGGAAATAACAGCTGTTCCTCATGAAGTATTAGTTGCAAGTGAACAGATTCCCCAGAATGATATTAGAGGTCTCCATACAAAAGATATTCACACTGAATCTGAAGTGACtggaaggaaggatcagccttcacGATCATTTGGAAAGGTATCTGGTGGTGTTAATCCTAAACCAAAAACATCATCCAATTCCCGAGCTAATGTTAAAGGCTCATCTGGTAGGGCTAATGTCAAAGGCTCATCTGGTAGGGATGAGATTACCTTTACAGAAACTGAGTTCCGTGATGTTAGTTTGCAGCGGAATCGTCTACCACGGAAGGCAGAGGATGTAGGGAGAAAGGTTACAGGTGGTTCTGATTCAGATTCTTCTGGTCGCCAGGGAACAAATTTGAGCAGGCAatcatccattaccatccaggaactAAACTTCCAGGCTAGAGTGAtgggaccaggaaaagggaaccaAGATCGGCATGGCGAATTGCAAATGAAGGCTAATGAGTTGGAGAAATTATTTGCTGAACACAAGTTAATATCATCCCGACGAGGCAAACCTACAGATGTGCAGGTTGATAGCACACGTACGGTGAGTGAGGTAAAGCCGATAACAGTTCTTCATGAGACAATTCATACAAAACAAGTTGTAAAGGAGAGTATAACAACCAATGATTTTGATGCCAGTGAGCTTCTGAAGATGGTGAGTAATCAAGGATTTAACATTAGCACACCACAAAAACTTGGCATTCTAAGCTTAGAAGAGTCGAGAGGGAAGTTTTATGAGCATTATATGCAGAAGAGGGATGCAAAACTGAAGGAAGACTGGAAACTGCAGAGGGGGGAGAAGGAAGCAATGTTAAAGGCTATGCATGAGAGCCTAGAACGGAGCAAGGCTGAGATGCGAGCTAAATTCTCTCAGTCTGGAGATGTTTCTGACTCAACTTATGTTTATCATTGTTCTCAGAAGATTCCTCCTTCGCGATCAGCAAGAAGAAATAATGATCAGGTATTGGATATTTAACTTAATACACTTAAAAAGGGACTAAATATTTTTTGGTAACTGAAAATGCTTAACGTGCACCTTATGTACATAACTATGAGATATTCATTTTACTTCAGATGTTGCTTTCTTTGATCTCTAAAAGTAATGCCTTATGAAGTATTTGTGTAAATGATTCACTCTTTAAATGCAATTTGCAAATCTTAGAATCTTATAGTTGCACACAATGTTGTGGAGTAATGGAATAATGCAGAATATGGAGTTTACTTTCTTGCATTTAATTTTCTTTGCCATTTGCAGGGGGTTGACTCATTCTTGGTTGAAGAGGAATTGAATAGTGACTACCtatctggtgacggttcttccaGGAGTGCTGATTCTAGgaagcattttccaaataaagttGCTTCCACCCAAAAGGCATCTGTTGGTCCTATCCATAAGCGTTCTTCAAGGACTGCAAGCTCCGGTTATGGCAATCGCAGGAATCTACCAGAAAATCCTATCGCACAGCCTGTCCCCAGTTTCTCTGACTTAAGAAAAGAAAATACAAAGCCTTCACCTGGACTCAGTAGAGCGGCTGCAAGAGTTCAGCAAAAGTCTTTTGCCCGTAGCAAGAGCATTATTGAAGAGTCAAAGAGTATATTGAAAGAAGATCAATCGAGGAGGTCACAATCTATGAGGAAGAGCCAAATTCCGGATGAGTTGAAGGACATTTCATCAGGGAATGAGGATATTTACAATTGGGCTCCATCAAGAATTTCCAAGAATCAATCAGAGGGAGCTTTTGCTTACAGTGCCCGTAGAACGGGTCCACCAAAGCCATTTCTTAGGAAAGGCAATGGGACTCACCCCGTTATAGGTATAGCTGGATTTCAGGCTGCAGCGGCTATGATGGCGAATGCCCTCCAGAATGGTGACAGTGGTGATTTTGAAGATCACCAAGATGATTCTCCTGATGAtgccaaagaagaagaagaatatgAAAGTATTGAAGAAAATTTTAGAGAAAGTGACTTTCCTGCTGATTCTGACAGTGAGAACCCAAGAGTTAGTCATGAATTTGGAAATTCAGATGACCCAGGGTCAGAAAATGGCGATGCTAACTTTTCAAGTGAAGCACCCGCAATTGGTGGTACTAAGTTCACTGCTTTTACAGGAAACGTTCATGATCCAGCTAGTGATGTTCCAGCACCCTGGAGTTCTCGTCTTCCACAGCTGTCCCCTTACATGAATGATAATACAGATGGTGACACATTCGCTGATTCACCGTGTGGAAGTCCACCATGGAATTCTCATTCACTTGATGAAATAACAGATGCTGATGTATCTCGGATGCGGAAAAAGTGGGGCAGTGCACAGATGCCTTTTGCTGGTGTCAGTGCATCTCAACAGCCACGCAAAGATGTTTCCAAAGGATTGAAGAAACTGTGGAAATTTGGTAGGAAGACTAGAGGGGGTGATGGTTTAGTAAATGATTGGGTATCTGCTTCCACTGCCTCAGAATACGATGAAGACATGGAAGATGGGCGGGATCTGGTAGTAGGATCTTCTGATGATTTCAAAAAGTCTCGAATGGGTTATCTTGCTTCATATGATGATTTTGTTGAGGATGAGGTTTTTGCTGAACAAGGTATTTGACTTTCTAATTTTCTGTAAAAGGTATTTTCATTGTCATTAAATTAGTTAGTATGCTTCTCACAATACTATTCCCACAATGTATTTGCACTAGATAAAGTTTAAAGAATTGAGGCCTTTCCAATATGATCGACTGATCATAATAGTCCTAAAATTTCGAAAAAGTACCGGAAGGTTCCAACCATGTCTGCAAGTTGGCAAACAATTTAGCTTATATTTATCTGATAACTTTAGATTTCCGTTCTCCATGTATCTGAACAAATTTGTAACTATTGAAAAAGACTATTCTGAGCATTACTCGTATTCTTGCTGAGGTGTACCTAGGATAACCTACTATTCTTGGCTCATGTTATGCATACTAACCCTGGGTGTATTGGTTCTGCCTTATGGTTTTAGTAGTTCAGTATATTGTCCATACTTGAATTTGTTGAGAGTGAGTGACCTGGTAGACGTTCTTTAATGCACTTGTCTGCATTAATCATGCACATGTTATCTCGCTCCTTAGACCATGTTAGTGGATCCACACATTTCAAATGTGTGGATTttaaaaaaagaaagggaaagaggTGCTAGAGCTGTAATGTTTCCTGTGCAATTCCTGCACAATGCTAGCCGAAAGAATCCAATAACCTCTTTTTGTGAGTCATGGCTTGAGGATCTGCCCTGCAATGGCTTGTGAAGGAGTAGATAGAACCTTTGAAAACTATTGACCCTAGTAACCAGGCCCAACTGTCAAATTTGTAATCCCCCAGAAGCAGTATCTCACGTGGATCATGATTATATTTAGGCCCAATGGTGACTATATATAAAAGGAGACACAAGAAGGAAACCCTAGACTAAGAGATTACATTAATACCCCTGGCTATTATACCTTAACAGCACTCATAGAAGTTTATTAGTTCATAGACTTCTGAATCTTAAGGCGCCTGTATATCCTTTGGTTACTTTAGCTCGTGCTACACATTTTGCTTATTCAAGCACAAAAGTTTGATGAAGATTCTCAATTTGCAGAACAATCACTACGCAGCTCAATTCCAAACCCACCTGCAAATTTCAGACCGAGAGAAGATCAACTGACTGGAAGAGGTATAGAACTTCTAAACATGTATATGCTTATGTTAAGTTGCTCATTAAATGCATATACTTTGAAGATCTTGGGTTTCCATACTTATTCTGGTGTATTCACCACAAACTATTATATTACCTATTATTCTCAAAGTCGCAATTTTCTCAAAGATGTGTTATCCCCAAAATACAGCGCCACGTTCTTTCTTCTCCCTGTCAACATTCCGAAGCAAGGGAGGTGATGCCAGGCTCAGGTGATCCTCAGAAAGTCAGAAGACACCAGAGGTGGAGTGTATAAAATATCTTCCGAGGTTAGGTATGAGTATCAAATTTTCAGGGCGGTACGCGGCTAGCTTGTGATTATAAATATATATCTATATGTTGTGTATCTATGGCAATTCATATAAGCTACCAGTTGAGCCCCCCATTGTTACTGTTTGATTATTCTTTTTCCGTAATATTCTTTGACCTCCTGTGTAGAGTTGGACTTAGAGATCTTTTTGCAGTCTGTTCTTCCAACTGGCCCAAAACTACTGTATTTTTCGTTGTTTTTGTGATATATATGTATCTCCCTCTTGTTTCTTCATTCACATATATCACAAATTCAAGATATATGGTAATTTTGGCAATTGTAGCATGGAAACTGGGCTTATTCAAGGCACCCGCAAAGTCACTTGTTTTAGTGTGATGAGTGTATCTGTCTTtgatctatgtatatatattttttagAAAACTTCATCGAGTTTTTTTTGAAACTTTGCCTTATTTACTAGTGACTGCACCACACATATCTTTGTTGTAAGTTTCAGCCATTTTTTGGAGTATTTATGGCCGTACAGCTGGAGCTCATGTACTTGGTTTTGGCTGATGACCGCATACCAGTGATGGTCCTCTGCCTCGCTTTCTTTACCATCATTTGAAATGACTGTGCTTCTACATGATCTCTTATCTCGTAGCCATTGCATACCAATGAACTCTCTTCTCGTACGAATCTCATCTGTGATTCTGATGCAAGCATGCAATGGATGTTCAGTTTTCCCCGAGCTTATAAGGACTAGTTTGGGAACACTAATTTCCCATaggattttcattttcccaaggaaaaatgaactaatttcccttgggaaaatgaaaatcccatgagaaattagtgttcccaaactagccctaaatgtGGACAGAATGCCTTCGAAGTTCTGAAAAGGCTTGCCAGCCAAACTGCGCTGCTGTTGATTGTTTTGCTTACCCAGGCATTGAGAATCATATTTCATCCAAATCTTCATTGGGCCCTGGCGATGT
This portion of the Zea mays cultivar B73 chromosome 2, Zm-B73-REFERENCE-NAM-5.0, whole genome shotgun sequence genome encodes:
- the LOC103647852 gene encoding uncharacterized protein isoform X2, which translates into the protein MEAHAPLDFALFQLSPRRQRCELVVCGNGRTEKIASGSVKPFVAHLRAVEEQASAQPPPPAIRLQLDRPAPWFSKGTLERFVRFVSTPEVLELTSTYDLEMSQLEGARKIYAQGGTGDATSGGTGSAAAVAADITKKELLRAIDVRLSTLKQDLAAACSRASSAGFNPNSVSELLLFANHFGASRLSEACTKFMSLCQRRHDISPQTAQPAVSSHWKVFDDGNVRGSSSSDMSIDEPQVDLGESNNKSTVGGSGSQVHRLSNSQGLEVAAEQQPKPTIPQAIDKQEAETDASPAPAAGGLSRRLSVKDRINMFESQKKEQTPSSGNSNSAGTGRVVPGRGEHRRVPSGASMEKLVRRWSSVSDMSIDLSNNESVNINDKKDNGTPVVTPTSTDLEANSKAKADVDSNGQKDLVTSHSWPYQKDNVPMDPTTTDLCPPSTLSNTLAPHSDGAGNDMVINSSIESESSFGKEAGVIQGLTRMSNHATSNVSTRNHLKSSAKPVEEGLLKNKDILTSTSLEEHVRMIDKEITAVPHEVLVASEQIPQNDIRGLHTKDIHTESEVTGRKDQPSRSFGKVSGGVNPKPKTSSNSRANVKGSSGRANVKGSSGRDEITFTETEFRDVSLQRNRLPRKAEDVGRKVTGGSDSDSSGRQGTNLSRQSSITIQELNFQARVMGPGKGNQDRHGELQMKANELEKLFAEHKLISSRRGKPTDVQVDSTRTVSEVKPITVLHETIHTKQVVKESITTNDFDASELLKMVSNQGFNISTPQKLGILSLEESRGKFYEHYMQKRDAKLKEDWKLQRGEKEAMLKAMHESLERSKAEMRAKFSQSGDVSDSTYVYHCSQKIPPSRSARRNNDQGVDSFLVEEELNSDYLSGDGSSRSADSRKHFPNKVASTQKASVGPIHKRSSRTASSGYGNRRNLPENPIAQPVPSFSDLRKENTKPSPGLSRAAARVQQKSFARSKSIIEESKSILKEDQSRRSQSMRKSQIPDELKDISSGNEDIYNWAPSRISKNQSEGAFAYSARRTGPPKPFLRKGNGTHPVIGIAGFQAAAAMMANALQNGDSGDFEDHQDDSPDDAKEEEEYESIEENFRESDFPADSDSENPRVSHEFGNSDDPGSENGDANFSSEAPAIGGTKFTAFTGNVHDPASDVPAPWSSRLPQLSPYMNDNTDGDTFADSPCGSPPWNSHSLDEITDADVSRMRKKWGSAQMPFAGVSASQQPRKDVSKGLKKLWKFGRKTRGGDGLVNDWVSASTASEYDEDMEDGRDLVVGSSDDFKKSRMGYLASYDDFVEDEVFAEQEQSLRSSIPNPPANFRPREDQLTGRAPRSFFSLSTFRSKGGDARLR
- the LOC103647852 gene encoding uncharacterized protein isoform X1 — translated: MEAHAPLDFALFQLSPRRQRCELVVCGNGRTEKIASGSVKPFVAHLRAVEEQASAQPPPPAIRLQLDRPAPWFSKGTLERFVRFVSTPEVLELTSTYDLEMSQLEGARKIYAQGGTGDATSGGTAENVTGSAAAVAADITKKELLRAIDVRLSTLKQDLAAACSRASSAGFNPNSVSELLLFANHFGASRLSEACTKFMSLCQRRHDISPQTAQPAVSSHWKVFDDGNVRGSSSSDMSIDEPQVDLGESNNKSTVGGSGSQVHRLSNSQGLEVAAEQQPKPTIPQAIDKQEAETDASPAPAAGGLSRRLSVKDRINMFESQKKEQTPSSGNSNSAGTGRVVPGRGEHRRVPSGASMEKLVRRWSSVSDMSIDLSNNESVNINDKKDNGTPVVTPTSTDLEANSKAKADVDSNGQKDLVTSHSWPYQKDNVPMDPTTTDLCPPSTLSNTLAPHSDGAGNDMVINSSIESESSFGKEAGVIQGLTRMSNHATSNVSTRNHLKSSAKPVEEGLLKNKDILTSTSLEEHVRMIDKEITAVPHEVLVASEQIPQNDIRGLHTKDIHTESEVTGRKDQPSRSFGKVSGGVNPKPKTSSNSRANVKGSSGRANVKGSSGRDEITFTETEFRDVSLQRNRLPRKAEDVGRKVTGGSDSDSSGRQGTNLSRQSSITIQELNFQARVMGPGKGNQDRHGELQMKANELEKLFAEHKLISSRRGKPTDVQVDSTRTVSEVKPITVLHETIHTKQVVKESITTNDFDASELLKMVSNQGFNISTPQKLGILSLEESRGKFYEHYMQKRDAKLKEDWKLQRGEKEAMLKAMHESLERSKAEMRAKFSQSGDVSDSTYVYHCSQKIPPSRSARRNNDQGVDSFLVEEELNSDYLSGDGSSRSADSRKHFPNKVASTQKASVGPIHKRSSRTASSGYGNRRNLPENPIAQPVPSFSDLRKENTKPSPGLSRAAARVQQKSFARSKSIIEESKSILKEDQSRRSQSMRKSQIPDELKDISSGNEDIYNWAPSRISKNQSEGAFAYSARRTGPPKPFLRKGNGTHPVIGIAGFQAAAAMMANALQNGDSGDFEDHQDDSPDDAKEEEEYESIEENFRESDFPADSDSENPRVSHEFGNSDDPGSENGDANFSSEAPAIGGTKFTAFTGNVHDPASDVPAPWSSRLPQLSPYMNDNTDGDTFADSPCGSPPWNSHSLDEITDADVSRMRKKWGSAQMPFAGVSASQQPRKDVSKGLKKLWKFGRKTRGGDGLVNDWVSASTASEYDEDMEDGRDLVVGSSDDFKKSRMGYLASYDDFVEDEVFAEQEQSLRSSIPNPPANFRPREDQLTGRAPRSFFSLSTFRSKGGDARLR